A region of Nostoc sp. 'Peltigera membranacea cyanobiont' N6 DNA encodes the following proteins:
- a CDS encoding NUDIX hydrolase: MSRKVSKVFKQSGVIPYRVNNGKVEILLITTRNFQHWVIPKGDISNGMSPPASAAKEAWEEAGVIGQVDANELGSYKYRKGGKIYRVKMYLLPVEMLSEDYPEASQRKRQWVEVTIAIRRVKFNSLKRILKGFFQVKSHFCAFQDTSHI; the protein is encoded by the coding sequence ATGAGTCGCAAAGTCAGCAAAGTGTTTAAACAGTCTGGGGTGATTCCTTATAGAGTGAACAATGGCAAAGTTGAAATCTTGCTAATCACGACCCGTAACTTTCAGCACTGGGTGATTCCGAAAGGAGATATTTCTAATGGCATGAGTCCGCCTGCATCAGCAGCCAAAGAGGCGTGGGAAGAAGCAGGGGTGATTGGGCAAGTAGATGCAAATGAACTGGGAAGTTACAAGTACCGCAAAGGAGGCAAAATTTACCGGGTCAAGATGTATTTATTACCAGTCGAGATGCTGAGTGAAGATTATCCAGAAGCAAGTCAAAGAAAACGACAGTGGGTAGAAGTGACTATAGCTATCAGGCGGGTTAAGTTTAATTCACTCAAACGAATTCTTAAAGGTTTTTTCCAAGTAAAATCTCACTTTTGTGCATTTCAAGATACTAGTCATATATAA
- a CDS encoding RsmB/NOP family class I SAM-dependent RNA methyltransferase, with the protein MEKPSNLLLKVSRRLFVNLDEQEKFIEALMNPQPFLPSILWCQQKPETLPLAVETPTYWQPQFIDRLSLGEKPGQHPLHQQGYFYCLDFSSVFAATTLLAIPQSIRLVFDMCAAPGGKSIFAWKALQPELLISNEVIGKRLGMLISNLKRCQISSSAVVNRDSSIFAEMFPGCSNLVIVDAPCTGQSLLAKGEKAPGCFHPTAINKSANRQKRIIANSAKLVSPQGYLAYMTCTYSPEENEQVCEWFLERFPHFQAMEISNLSKYQSHLTTMPCYRMFPQDRLGAGAFTVMFKNTNEDEDEDEHKKVDLNTISSLYIYQNLEKSS; encoded by the coding sequence ATGGAAAAACCTTCTAATTTATTACTTAAAGTCTCGCGGCGTTTGTTCGTTAATTTAGATGAACAAGAAAAGTTTATTGAGGCTTTAATGAATCCACAGCCTTTTTTACCTAGTATTCTTTGGTGTCAACAAAAGCCTGAAACTTTGCCTTTAGCAGTAGAAACACCAACCTATTGGCAACCACAATTTATAGACCGTTTATCTCTGGGAGAAAAACCCGGTCAGCATCCCTTGCATCAACAAGGATATTTCTATTGTTTAGATTTTTCTTCGGTATTTGCAGCTACCACTTTGTTAGCAATTCCTCAGTCAATACGTTTAGTTTTCGATATGTGTGCCGCACCAGGAGGTAAAAGTATCTTCGCTTGGAAAGCTTTACAACCAGAGTTACTCATCAGTAATGAAGTAATTGGTAAACGTCTAGGAATGCTAATTTCTAATTTGAAGCGTTGCCAGATTAGCTCTAGTGCAGTAGTTAATAGAGATTCAAGTATATTTGCCGAAATGTTTCCCGGCTGTAGCAATCTAGTAATTGTAGATGCTCCTTGTACTGGACAATCTTTGCTTGCTAAAGGTGAAAAAGCACCTGGATGTTTTCACCCAACTGCTATTAATAAAAGTGCAAATCGGCAAAAGCGCATTATAGCTAACTCTGCTAAACTTGTTTCCCCACAAGGCTATTTAGCTTATATGACTTGCACTTATTCACCCGAAGAAAATGAGCAAGTTTGTGAGTGGTTTTTAGAACGCTTTCCCCATTTTCAAGCGATGGAAATTAGTAATTTATCTAAATATCAGTCGCATTTAACTACAATGCCTTGTTATCGAATGTTTCCTCAAGACAGGTTAGGGGCTGGTGCATTTACAGTCATGTTTAAAAATACTAATGAAGATGAAGATGAAGATGAGCATAAAAAAGTAGATTTAAATACAATATCTTCGCTGTATATCTACCAAAATTTGGAAAAGTCAAGTTAA